TGGCTTGGGGGAGGAATCTTTGCTGGGCTCAGGCCCCTTCTGGGACTGGGGCTCTTGTAATTTATAGTTTTTTTCCAACTCAGCTTCCTTCTCTAATGCCTCTAAATAGCCCATTAACATTGACTTGAGTTGGCTTATCAACTGGCTCTTTTTTCTCCTGAGTTCGTCTATAGATAGACTAAGACGCCTTTGCTCATCTCTTGCCTCGTCAAGGAGTCTTTCACTCTTTGCCTTGGCCTCTTTTATGATTAGGTCTGCCTCTTGTTTGGCCTGGGCCTTTAGCTCATCAATGACCTTTTGTGCAGAAACAAGGACCTTGTTTATCTCCCTTTCTTGTTCCTTGAAATTCTTTAATTCCTGTTCAAGTTCATGGACACGTTCTCTGAGTGCATTTCTCTCCTTGACGAGGCCTGTAAAGGTTTCGGCTATTTCTTCTAAAAAACTATCCACCTCATCCTTGTCATAGCCCCTTAGAGCCCTCTTAAACTCTTTTTCAAGTATGTCATTGGCTGTGATGGCCATAGGGCAATCTCCTCATATTTAGACAAGCCTATAAGCAAGCTGGTGAAGGGTGGTCACTAGAAAACTTTTAATAAACACAATGGCTATTATTACTACCATTGGGGTTAAATCAATTCCCCCAAATTGCAAGGGAAGTATCCTCCTTACTCTATAAAATACTGGTTCAGTTACTTGATATAAAAATCTTACAATAGGATTAAAGGGATCTGGGTTCACCCAGGAGATTAGAGCCTGTACTATGACGATCCAAATGTAGAGTGAAAGCACCATATCAATGACTGAGGCCAATGCATTTAAGAAATTGGCGAGAATAAACATTTTTCTATCCACCTCCTTTTCCAAAGGGACACACAGGGAACTTACAGGACTTACAGTTCAGACAAAGGCCACCATGGCCCAAAGCTGCAATCTTCTCCCTTGTAATACGCTCTCCAGCCACTACTCTAGGCAAGATTAGATCCAGGACCGTGACCTTGAAATACATGCCGCATGCAGGGATTCCAAGTATAGGGATGTCATTGATATAGGATACTAAAAACATTGCTCCAGGAAGCACTGGTGAACCATATACCTCATCTGTTCCACCGGCAAGCCTTATCCCATATCGTGTGACATCGTCAGGATCAACACTCATTCCTCCAGTACATAGGACCATTTCCGCTCCTCGGTCTATTGCTGCCCGAATCTCTTGAGCTATCCTTTCCGGCTCATCTGGACAAAGTACTGTCGACACAACAATTATCCCCAGAGAGGACAATTTTTCAGCCATACGTTTTCCAAAGGCGTCCTTGACTCTTCCCTCAAACACCTCTCGGCCTGTAATCACTATGGCACCTCTTTTTATTTTCCACTGGGCAATGGATATTAACCCGCCTCGGCTCTCGCCTATGGATTCCACCTCATCAATGATTGATTCCTTAATAATAAGGGGTATGGCCCGGCCTGCTGCCACCTGGTCTCCTGCTCTGACCACGGTGTTGTTGTGTATTGTAGAAAGCATGACTTCTCCAAGGAGATTCATTTTATAAAGCCCTTCTACGTCAACCTTGAAGAGGCCATCTACTTTTGCCCT
The Dissulfuribacter thermophilus genome window above contains:
- a CDS encoding DivIVA domain-containing protein is translated as MAITANDILEKEFKRALRGYDKDEVDSFLEEIAETFTGLVKERNALRERVHELEQELKNFKEQEREINKVLVSAQKVIDELKAQAKQEADLIIKEAKAKSERLLDEARDEQRRLSLSIDELRRKKSQLISQLKSMLMGYLEALEKEAELEKNYKLQEPQSQKGPEPSKDSSPKPKEPSKDLSDSRLTGVELIEDDEFDI
- a CDS encoding YggT family protein yields the protein MFILANFLNALASVIDMVLSLYIWIVIVQALISWVNPDPFNPIVRFLYQVTEPVFYRVRRILPLQFGGIDLTPMVVIIAIVFIKSFLVTTLHQLAYRLV
- a CDS encoding molybdopterin-binding protein, with protein sequence MSLKKVPVEEAVGMILPHDITEIVPGKKKGPAFRKGHVIRPEDVEHLKRLGKEHIFCLELEEGELHEDDAALRLARAVAGPNILWDEDPKEGKVGFRAKVDGLFKVDVEGLYKMNLLGEVMLSTIHNNTVVRAGDQVAAGRAIPLIIKESIIDEVESIGESRGGLISIAQWKIKRGAIVITGREVFEGRVKDAFGKRMAEKLSSLGIIVVSTVLCPDEPERIAQEIRAAIDRGAEMVLCTGGMSVDPDDVTRYGIRLAGGTDEVYGSPVLPGAMFLVSYINDIPILGIPACGMYFKVTVLDLILPRVVAGERITREKIAALGHGGLCLNCKSCKFPVCPFGKGGG